CCGCCCGGTCGGACGGCCCCTTCGACGCTACGCGCGTGCGTCGCCGTCGACCGCCGTGCGGAAGACGTTCACAGGCCGTCCGGAGACGGCCGTGTCGATCGCGAAGACGCCGCCGGAAAGCGGGTGCTCCGCGAGCTGCTCCTCGGTCATGTTCTCCCGCGCGGTGCCGATGACGAGCGTGCGGAGGTCGGGCCCCGCGAAGGCGACGGACGTGACGTTCGGGGCCGGCACCTCGATCTCGAGGTCCTTCGAGCCGTCCGGCGCCCAGCGGACGACCTTGCCCGCGCCGTAGATCCCGTTCCACGCGTAGCCGTCGGCGTCGAGGGTGAGGCCGTCGCTCATCTCGCCGTGGATCCAGTGCTCCAGCTCCCCCAGCTCGCCGTCGGCCGAGTAGGGCGCGCGGTACACGGTCCTCTCGGACGTGTCGGTGAGGACCATGGTGCGGCCGCCGTCGGTCCACTCGAAGCCGTTGGTGATCGCGAAGCCGCCGAGGAGCGTGCGCAGGCTCCCGGTCGCGTCGACGGAGTAGACGGCCGCGTCCGGCTCGCCCTCGGTGACGTCCATGGAGCCGATCACGAAGCGGCCCTCCGGATCGCACTTGCCCTCGTTGAGGCGCATGCCGTCGTGGGCGTGCTGCACCCGGGCGAGCTCGCGGGTGATCCGGCCCGCCGCGTCGACGAGCACGATGCGGTCGCCGAGCCCCGCGACGAACCCGCCGTCGTCGGCGGGCTGGAAGGACGCGAGCGGCGGGGGCAGCTCGAGCACGGTGTCGTCGGATCCGTCGGTCGCGCCCGCCCAGGGGCTGCGGTGGAGGGTGCCCGCGGTGATGTCGTTCCACATCACGTCGCCGGCGGGATCCCACCAGAGGCTCTCGACGAGGATCGCGCGGACGTCGCGCAGTACGCGCAGGTCGGAGGTGATGGCGCTCATGGAACCAGCCAAGCACCCGGACGCCCGGCCGTCCGCGGACCGAAGGGCCGGCGCCCCTTCCTGCACGCCGACTGTGAGCGCACTCACCGTTCGTGCGACACGGAAGCGGCGGGCGTACCGTCGGAGACAGCCCGGACGACGCGCGAACGCGCGCCCGGGTCACGCGGCCACGTCCCACCGGACGCCGCGCCGCACGGATCGGGAGACCCCCGACCCCACGAGAACGAAGGAACGAGGAGTCGCACATGACCACGACCGTCGAACGCCCCACCCGCACCTCCGAGAAGGCCACGCAGCCCGAGGGCTCCAAGCCCACCAAGCGCCAGAACGCCGAGCGCGGCTTCAAGGCCTCCGAGCAGCTGCACGAGAACATGCAGAAGGTCCTCGTCGACCTCATCGAGCTCCACATCCAGGGCAAGCAGGCGCACTGGAACGTCGTCGGCAAGAACTTCCGCGACCTGCACCTCCAGCTCGACGAGATCATCGAGTCGGCGCGCGAGTTCAGCGACGACCTGGCCGAGCGCATGCGCGCCCTGCACGCCACGCCCGACGGCCGCAGCGACACCGTCGCCGAGAACACGACGCTCCCCGAGTACCCGCAGGGCGAGGTGGACACGGCCGAGACCGTGGACCTCGTGACCCAGCGCCTCGAGGCCGCCGTGCACACCATGCGCGAGGTCCACGACGACGTCGACGAGGAGGACCCGACCACCGCGGACCTCCTCCACGGCTTCATCACCGCGCTCGAGCAGTACGCGTGGATGGTCTCCGCGGAGAACCGCCGCGTCGGCTCCGCCGCCGAGTAGCGACACCGCACGAACACGAGGGCCGCGCCACCAGGTGCGGCCCTCGTCGTGTCCCCCGGGCACGACGACGCTCACGCCTCTACCGCCCCGCACGGGGCACAGGAAGGAGACCGGGATGGATCTCGGGATCACAGGGAAGACCGCGCTCGTCACGGGCGCCGACTCGGGGATCGGGTGGGAGACGGCCCGCATCCTCCTCGCGGAGGGCGCGACCGTCGTCCTCAGCGACCTCGACCAGGGGAGGCTCGACGCGGCCGCCGCCCGGCTCGACGGGGGCGACCGCGTGCACGCGTTCGCCGCCGACGTGACGAGCGTCGAGGCGCTCGCCGAGCTGCACGGGAAGGTGCAGGAGGCGGTCGGCGACATCGACATCCTCGTGCAGTCCGCGGGCATCACCGGCGCGCAGGGCCTCTTCCACGAGATCGACGACGCGGGCTGGACGAACACCATCGAGGTCGACCTCCTGGGACCCGTGCGGCTCGTGAAGCAGTTCCTCCCGTCGCTGCGGAAGGGCGGCTGGGGCCGGATCGTGTTCCTCGCCTCCGAGGACGCCGTGCAGCCGTACGACGACGAGCTCCCCTACTGCGCCGCCAAGGCCGGGATCCTCGCGCTGTCGAAGGGCCTCTCGCGCAGCTACGCGAAGGAGGGCCTGCTCGTGAACGCGGTGTCGCCCGCCTTCATCCACACGCCCATGACGGACGCGATGATGGAGAAGCGCGCCGACCAGCTGGGCACCTCGAAGGACGAGGCCATCGACTCCTTCCTCGACGAGGAGCGCCCGTACATGGAGCTCAAGCGCCGCGGCGAGCCGGCCGAGGTCGCGAACGTCGTCGCGTTCCTCTGCTCCGACCTCGCCTCGTTCGTGAACGGATCCAACTACCGCGTCGACTCCGGATCGGTGGCGACGATCTGATGGCGGGATTGAAGAAGGGCGACCACGTCACCTGGAACACGCCCCAGGGCGAGACGCACGGGAAGGTCGTGGAGGAGAAGACGAAGGACTTCCAGCACGACGGGCAGCACTTCCGCGCGTCGGAGGACGAGCCCGCGTACATCGTGCAGAGCGACAAGTCCGGCAAGACCGCGGCCCACAAGGGGTCCGCGCTGACGAAGAAGAAGTAGGGACCACCTCCCCCGCGGGTACCGGCGACCGGTACCCGCGGGGGGCGCCCCGCCCGGAGGCCCGCGCCTAGGCTGTGGCCGATGGACACCGGGACCGCCGAGACGACGCGAGCTCGCGCCCCGCGGCACCGCGACGGCGTCGAGGTCTCCGTCGACGCGGTCGTCGGGATCGTCCTCGCCGGCCTCGCCCTCGCGCCGCCGGTGGACGTGCAGGAGTCCGGCTTCCTCGTGGCGGTGCTCGCGCTCGCCGCGGTCGTCGTCCGGTCGGTGTACCCGAGCGCCGCGCTCGTCCTCGCCTGGAGCATGGCGCTGCTCCAGTGGCAGCAGGGCGGACGACCCGGCTTCGCGGACCTCGCGCTCCTGCTGGTCCTCTACTCGACCGCCCGTCGCGGGTCCCGTGCGACCGCCGTCCTCGGCGCGGCGTCCGCGGTCGTGGGCGGCTCGATGGCCACGGTCTACCTGCTGCACACGGGCGCGCGCTTCTCCCTCCTCATCCAGTCCGGCGGGCTCAGCGCCGTCGTGTTCGTCCTGGCGCCCGTCCTGCTGCTGCTCCTCGCCTGGCTGACCGGCCTCGTCGTGCGCGTGGTGCGCGCCCGCACCTCCGAGTCGCGCCTGCGCGTGCAGGCCGAGGACACGGCCGTGAAGGCCGTCGACCTCGCCCAGGCGGAGACGCTGCGGGCGAGCATGGCGCGCGACGTGCACGACATCGTGGGGCACTCCCTCGCGGTGATCATCGCGCAGGCCGACTCCGTGCAGTTCCTCGACGACGAGGAGCGGATCCGCGGCGTCTCCGCCACCATCGCCGACACCGCCCGCCGCTCGCTCGCCGAGGTGCGCGAGGTGCTGAGCGGCACCAGCCCGGTCGGCGCGGACGAGGGGCCCGAGGACCTCGACGCGGTCGTCGCGCAGGTGCGGGCCGCCGGCGTCGACCTCGCGCACGAGGTGCGCGGCGCGCGGCGGGCGGTGGATCCGGCGCGGCAGGTGGTCATCCGCCGCGTCGCCCAGGAGATGACCACCAACGCCATGCGGCACGGCGAGCCGGGCGGCCCGATCCGCCTCCGCGAGACCTGGCGCGCGGCCGACGTCGTGCTCGAGGTCGAGAACCCGATCGCCGGGCGCGGCGCCGTCCCCGACCGCACCGGCCCGCTCGGCATCGAGTCCCTCCGCGTCGGCACCGGCGTCGAGGGCATGCGCGCCCGCCTGGCCGCCGTCGGCGGCGACCTCGAGGCCGAGCCCGTCGACGACCTCTTCACCGCCCGCGCGCGCATCCCGCTGCCGGGCGCCCATCCCGTCGCCGTGCCAGGAGGCCGCCCGTGATCCGCATCGTGCTCGTCGACGACCAGGAGCTGTTCCGCGGCGGCGTGCGCGTCGCCCTCGACGCCCAGCCCGACCTCGAGGTCGTCGGCGAGGCGGGCGACGGGCGGCAGGGCCTCGCGGTGATCGACGAGGTGCGGCCCGATGTCGTGCTGCTCGACATGCGCATGCCCGTGATGGACGGCCTCGAGACCGTGCGCGCGCTCTTCGACGGGAGCCGGGCGGATCCGCCGCGCGTGATCGTGCTGACGACGTTCGCCCTCGACCGGGCCTCGGCCACCGCGATCCGCGGCGGCGCGAGCGGCTTCCTCCTCAAGGACGCGACGCCGGCGTTCCTGGCGGCGGCGATCCGCGCGGTGCACGCGGGCAGCGCCGTGCTCGCGCCGGACGAGCTCACGCAGCTGTTCACCTCGGACGCGACCGCGGCCCCCGCTCCCCCGGCGCCGCCCGAGTTCCGCTCGCTGAGCGCACGCGAGAAGGACGTCTTCGGCCACGTGGCGCGCGGGCTGTCGAACGCGGAGGTCGCGACGCTGGAGTTCGTGAGCGAGTCGACCGTGAAGACGCACGTGAGCAGCATCCTCGCGAAGCTCGCGCTCCGCGACCGCGTGCAGCTCGTCGTGTACGCGCACGACCACCGGCTCGTGGAGCGGTCGGGGGCGTAGGCGCCCTGTCGCTCCCGGCGCTGGCGCCGCTCCCGCCGCTCAGCCGCCGAGCGCGCCGCCGCAGCGGTGCAGCGCGGTCGCGAGGGCGTCGATCTCGGCGCGCGCGGACTCCGCGGGGACCGACGGGTCGACGTCGTCCGCCCAGATGGTGAAGGCGACCTCGGTGCCGTCCTCCGCGGCGGCGATGCCGGTGAGGCCGTGCATCCGCTCGAGCGTGCCCGTCTTGCCACGGATCCGTCCGGCCGCGGCCGCGGCGTCGCCCGTGAAGCGGCCGTCCTCCGCGAGCGTGCCCGTGCGGCCCGCGACGGCGAGGCCCGCGTCGACGATGGCGAGGTCGCCCGCGTGCTCGGCGACGCGCACCATGAGGCGCGTGAGGAGCGCGGCGGGCACGCGGTTCGCGTCGGCGAGGCCCGAGCCGTCGACGAGGACGATCCCGTCGGTCGGCAGGCCGAGGTCCGCCAGGGCGGCCGGCGTGCCGCGCTGGATGTCCGCGGCCGCGCTGCCCGCGCCCGTCTCGACCGCGACGAGCCGGGCGAGCGTCTCGGCGAGCGTGTCGTCGGAGTGCGTGAGCATGTGGCCGACGAGCTCGCGCACGGGGGCGGACTCGACGGCGCCGAGCACGGGGGATCCGCCCGGCGCGGTCACGAGACCGCCGTCGGCCGCCACCCCGTCGCCGAGGAGCGGCGCGAACGCCTCGGCCGCGCGGGCCACCGCGGCGTCCCCGCGGCGCGAGTACGGGACGGCCGGGTCGTCGCGGTCGCCGTCGACCATGAGCGCCGTGATGTTCGACATGGATCCGCCGCGCCTGGCCTCGAGCGGCCACTCCGGCAGCCATGCGGGCCCGGCGAAGAGGCTGCTGTCGACCTGGAGGCGGCGGATCGGCACGCCGGCGAGGTCGGGATCGAGGCGGCGGGCCGCGAGCACCTGCCGCGCGAGGTCGTCGAGGTGCGGGGCGCCCGGGTAGACGCCGTCGGTGCCGGACGGCAGGCGGCTGAGGGTGGGGTCGCCGCCGCCCACGAGGATCACCGTGTCGGCGCGCGCGCCCTGCACGACGCGCGTGGCGATGCGCCGGTCAGGACCGAGCGCCTCGACGGCGGCCGCCGCGGTGAGGACCTTCATGGTGCTGGCGGTCGCCGCGGGCACGTCGCCGCGCACGTCGACCAACGGCGCGCCCGCGCCGCCGTCGACCTCGGCCGCCGAGAGGTGCAGCGTGCCCGTGGACCAGCCGCCCGTGAGCGCGTCGACCGTGCACGACGCGGGGTCGGCCGACGCGCCGCCGACGGGCGACGGGAGCATCCCGGTGACGAGCCCGGCCGCGACGACCGCGGTCGCGACCACGGCCGCGAGCGCGGCGGACCGGCGGCGGGCGACGCGGGGGCTCGGGCGGCCCGCGATGCGCGCGCGAGGGGATCCGGTCATGTCCCCAGCGTAGGAAACGGAGGCGCCGCCCGCCTCCGCCGCGGGTGCCGGCGGCTCCCCCGCGCGGACGATCCGGCGGGGGCCGCGCCGCGCGGCGCCGGTCGGACGCCCGGGATCAGCGCAGCAGACCGCCCTGCTTCCCCGACTCCGCCCAGGCGAGGGCGCGCGTGACGACGCGCTCGCTCACGTCGAGCACGCGGGCGATCTCCGCGGTGTCGCGGCCCTTGGACCGCTCCTCGACCGCGATCATGAGCTTGCGTCGCGTGATGCCCTTGGGCAGCGACGGGGCCTCAGACGCGGCGGGCGCGGCGGCGGCCTGCGGTGCGGACGCGGACGCGCCGGCCCCGCGGCGGCGTCCCCGCTCGGCCTCGGTCGTCGCGTCGACCGTCGCGAGCGCGAGGGTGACGGCGAAGAGCCCGCGGCCGGCCTCGGTGCCCGCCTCCAGCCCCTCGCGGACGGCGCGGAACGCGATGCCGCGCGCCTCCAGCCGGTTGAGGATCCGCACCACGTCGGCGGAGCCCGGCCCGAGCCGGTCGAGGCTCACGACGAGGAGCTCGTCGTTCTCGCGGAGGTAGTCGAGCGCGTCCTGGAGGCCGGGCCGCGGGGACTTGGGGCCGCCTGCGACGTCGACGAAGATGCGCTCGCAGCCCGCGGCGTCGAGGGCGTCGACCTGGTCCTGGTACGACTCCTCGGCGCGGGCGACGCGCGCGTACCCGACGAGCGTGGTCATGCGGCCTCCCTCACGTCATCCTCCTGCCCGCGTGCGCTCCCCCGTCACGCGACGACGGGCGGGCGCCGGTGGGGCGCCCGCCCGTCCGCTGCCTCGCGGCGGATCAGCTCGCGTCGTCCGACTGCGGAGACGCGGTCTCCTTCTTCTCCTGCAGGCGCTCGATCTGCTCGCTCGCCTCGGCCTTGTTGAGGTCAGCGGGGATCTCCTCGCCGGCCTGGCTGGCCAGGGAGTCGAGGTAGCTGCGCTGCGCGCCCGTCATCGGCTCGTCGCCCGTGACCCAGGTGCTCGGGTCCTTCTCGGCGCTCTGCGGCGGCGTGGGGGTGGAGGAGCCGAGCATCTCCTTGTCGTCGCCGCCGGTGGTGTCCTGGTTCGCATCGCTCATGGTGGTGCCTCCTCGTGGTCGTGGGTCCGACGCTACTCGCGACCGGCGACACCGGACGCGGCACCGGGGGCGCCCCCGACGCTGGGCGGCTAGCGGCGACCGCCGGCCAGGAGCGCCTGGCGGTGGTCGGTGACCGCCTGCAGCAGGCGCCGCTCGTCGTCGAGGTGGCCGGCCTCGGAGCGGCCGGACGCGGCGGGGCGCTCCGAGAGCATCCGCTGCCGGGCGAAGGCGAGCCGCGTGGCGTCGCGCGTGAACAGGGCCATGGCCCGGCCCGCGTCGCCGCCGCGGGTGCGCGCCCAGAGCCGGGCGCGACGGCGGCCCTGCCACGTGCTCAGCATCTCGACCTCGGCGGGGGTGAACCAGCCGACGGCCGCGTACTCGCGGAGGCGGCGGCGCGTGAGGTGGATCTCGTAGCGGCGCAGCAGGATCACGACCACGACGAGGAACGCGAAGATCGGCACCTGGAGCAGCACGTAGAAGGTGAGGAAGTCGCCGGTGATGGTGACGCCCGTGTTCCAGAGCGCGTGCAGGACCATCGCGCCCACCAGCCCGACCGCGCCGAAGCCGAGCGCGGCGCCCGGCCCGCGGCGCGCGCCGTAGCCGATCGCGATGCCGGTGATCATGGTGAAGGTCACGTGCGCGAAGGGCGAGAAGAGCCCGCGCATCACGAACGTGCCGACGAGGGTGCCGGCCGTGCCGGAGACGAGCGGCCCGCCGAAGTAGACGATGTTCTCCGTGAAGGCGAAGCCGGCCGCGATGGTGGCGCCGTAGACGATGCCGTCGACCGGCCCGTCGAAGTGGCGACGGGCGACCCAGAAGATGAGGAGCAGGCCGATGGCCTTCGCCGACTCCTCCACCACGGGCGCCTGCACGGCGAGCTGCAGGAACTCGGTGTAGCGGGTGGGCACGCCCGTGGCGAGCCGCGCGTACTGGGCGACGAGGTCGAACAGGAGCGCGATGGCGACGGACGCGGCGGCGCCCCAGAGCAGCGCGAACAGCAGCGCGAGCCGGGGCTCGGGCTCCCAGCGGTCCACCCAGCGGATGGCGAGGAGCACGAACGCGAGCGGGATGAGGGCGAGGAGCGCGCAGATGGCGACCGCCTCGATCCCGAGGCTCAGCACGAGGTACGCGGCGACGACGAGGCCGACGAGCAGCAGCACGGCGACGCCCACGACGCCGAGCACGGCCGACGCGGTGATGCGCCGCGGCGCATGCGGCGTCGGCAGCTCCATGGCGGGCGGCGGCGAGGCCGGGGAGGGACGGTGGACGGTCACGGGGACGGACGGGTCGGTCACGACGGCCCTCTCTTCGGCGGATCGGCGTCGCCAGCCTACTGGCGGGATCGGCGGGCGTCCGGGGCCGGGTCACGCGCGGACACGGGGGCGGTCAGGCCGCGGATCAGGCCGCCTTGCCGGGGTTGAGGATGCCCTGCGGGTCGAACACGCGGCGGATCCCGGCGGCGAGCCCCATGACGTCCTCGCCGAGCTCCTCGGCGAGCCACCGCCGCTTGAGCAGGCCCACGCCGTGCTCGCCCGTGAGCGTGCCGCCGAGGTCCACGGCCGCGCGGAAGAGGAGGTCGGCCGCGCGCCACACGGCGTCGGGGATGCCGGTCGCGTCGCCGTCGGGCGTCGTCGGGTCCTCCGGGAGGCAGAAGTTCGGGTGCAGGTTGCCGTCGCCCGCGTGCGCCACGGTCGGGATATCCAGGCCCGTCTCGCGCTCGATCTCGCGGATCCGCGTGAGCATCTCCGCCAGGCGCGACCGCGGCACGGCGACGTCCTCGATGAGCACGCGGCCGCGGGCGGCGAGCGCGGGATGGAACGCGCGGCGGACCGCGAGGAGGCGCTCGCCCTCGTCGGCGTCGTCGGTGACCTCGGCCGTGCCGCCGCCGGCGACGACGACCTCGACCACGCGCGCGGCCTCCTCGGCCGCGTCCGGGCCGTCGCAGCGCACGAGGAGGTGGGCGGATCCGCGGGAGGAGTGGTCGGTGCCGAGGAACGCGTCGATGGCCTCGAGCGCGCCGGCGTCGAGGAGCTCCATGGCGGCCGGCCGGATCCGCGCGGCCGTGATCGCCGACGACGCGGCCGCCGCGGAGGCCGAGTCGGGGAAGGACGCCGCGACGGTCGACGGGGTCGCGGTCGGCAGCGGGCGGAGGCGCACGGTCGCGCCGACGATGACGCCCAGCGTGCCCTCCGAGCCGATCATGAGCGCCGTGAGGTCGTAGCCCGTGACGCCCTTCACGGTGCGGTGCCCGGTGTCGATCACGCGGCCGTCGGCGAGCACGACGCGCAGTGCGAGGACGGCCTCGCGCGTCACGCCGTACTTGGCGCACAGGAGGCCGCCCGCGTTGGTGGCGATGTTGCCGCCGATGGTCGAGATGGCCTTGCTCGCGGGGTCCGGCGAGTACCAGAGGCCGAGCGGCGCGAGCGCGGCGTTGAGGTCGTCGTTGAGGACGCCGGGCTCCACGACCGCGAGCTCGTCGGCCTCGCTCACCTCGAGGATCCGGTCCAGGCCGCGCACGGACAGCACGATCTCGCCCGCGGTCGCCGTCGCGCCGCCCGCGAGGCCCGTGCCGGCACCGCGCGTGACGACGGGCGTGCCGGTGGCGCTCGCGATGCGCAGGGTGGCGACGACGTGGGCCACCTCGGTCGCGTTGACGACGGCGATCGGATCCGCGGGGCTGCGGTACCCCGACCGGTCGCTGCGCGCGTCCTCGAGGGACGCCGGGTCGGTGGCGACGATGTCGCCGAGGGCGGCGACGAGCTCCGCGCGGACGGCGTCGGCGGAGGCGGGCGTCGGAGGGGTGCGGACCACGTCGTCGTCGATCATGCGATCCACCCTAGGTCGCGCGCCCGCCGGGGTCGGGGGCGTCGGGCAGGCTGGGCGCATGGACTCCCCCGGCGCCGCCGCGCCCGCCGACGCGCGCGGGCCCGCCGCCGCCGCGCACGTCGCCCGCACCGTGCTCGACGTGCCCGCGCCCTTCGACGGCGGCGGCGTGATCCGCTTCCTCTCCTGGCACGCGGTCGCGGGCGCTGAGGAGGGCGACGCCACGTCGTACACGCAGTCGGCGCGGCTCGCGCACGGCGCGGGGACGGTGACCGTGCGGCTGCTCGACGCGGAGGCGGCGGACGCGCACGCCGCGCCCACGCGCCTGGAGGTGACCACGCGCGTGGAGCACGCGGTCGACGCCGCCGAGCTCCTCGCCGGCACCCGCCGCCTCCTCGGCCTCGACGTGGACGCCGCCCGCATCGACTCCGACCTCGCCCGCGACTCCGCGCTCGCCGCCGTGGTGCGCGCGACGCCGGGGCTCCGCATCCCGGGCACCCTGGATCCGCGCTCCACCCTCTTCCGCACCGTCGTCGGCCAGCAGATCTCCGTCGCCTCCGCCCGCGCCACCCACGGCCGCATGACGGCCGACCTCGGCGAGGACCTGCCCGCGTCGGTGGCGCACGGATCCGTCACGCGCCTCATGCCCTCGGCCGCCCGCATCGCCCGCGACGGCGCCGAGCTCCTGCGCGGGCCGGCGCGGCGGACGGCCACGCTGATCCGCCTGGCCGAGGCCCTCGCGACCGGCGAGCTGGTGATCGAGCACGGCATGCCGCGCGCCGAGCTCCGGTCCGCGCTCGTCGCCTTCCACGGCGTGGGCCCGTGGACCGCCGACTACGTCGCGATGCGCGCCCTCGGATCCCCCGACGTCCTGCTCTCCGGAGACCTCATCGTCCGCCGCGGGGCCGGCGCGCTCGGCCTGCCGGACGAGGCGCGCGCCCTCGACGCGCGCGCGGCCGCCTGGTCGCCGTGGCGCTCGTACGCGACCCTGCACCTCTGGCGCGTGATGACCGACGGGATGCCGGCCGCGGGCTGATCCCTACGCGCTCTTCCTCCGGGCGGCGGGCTCCTTCGCGGCGCCGTCGACCTTCGCGGAGGTCGACTTCGCGGACTTCGACGCCGCCGCCTTCTTCTTCGCCGCCGGGGACTTCGACGTCGCGGACTTCGCCTTCGCCGCCGGCTCCTTCGCGGAGGACCTCGCCGGCGCCCTCTTCCGGCCGCTCGCCTTCGCCGGGGCGTCGTCCGCGTCGTCGTCGTCCGCCCCCGCCTTCCTCGACCCCGCCTTCCTCGCCGGCGCCTTCTTCCCGGATCCCCCGCCCCTGCTCCGCTCGATGCTCCGCTTCAGCGCGTCCATCAGGTCGAGCACCTCGCCGCCCGAGTCCTCCTCGTCGGATTCGCCCTCCCCGAAGGTCGCGTCGGTGTCGAGCGAGTCGCCCTGGGCGAGCTTCGCGTCGATGAGGGTCTTCAGCTGCTCCTGGTACTCGTCGCTGAACTTCGACGGGTCGAAGTCCTCCGCGAACCCCTCCACGAGCT
This is a stretch of genomic DNA from Clavibacter zhangzhiyongii. It encodes these proteins:
- a CDS encoding D-alanyl-D-alanine carboxypeptidase/D-alanyl-D-alanine-endopeptidase produces the protein MTGSPRARIAGRPSPRVARRRSAALAAVVATAVVAAGLVTGMLPSPVGGASADPASCTVDALTGGWSTGTLHLSAAEVDGGAGAPLVDVRGDVPAATASTMKVLTAAAAVEALGPDRRIATRVVQGARADTVILVGGGDPTLSRLPSGTDGVYPGAPHLDDLARQVLAARRLDPDLAGVPIRRLQVDSSLFAGPAWLPEWPLEARRGGSMSNITALMVDGDRDDPAVPYSRRGDAAVARAAEAFAPLLGDGVAADGGLVTAPGGSPVLGAVESAPVRELVGHMLTHSDDTLAETLARLVAVETGAGSAAADIQRGTPAALADLGLPTDGIVLVDGSGLADANRVPAALLTRLMVRVAEHAGDLAIVDAGLAVAGRTGTLAEDGRFTGDAAAAAGRIRGKTGTLERMHGLTGIAAAEDGTEVAFTIWADDVDPSVPAESARAEIDALATALHRCGGALGG
- a CDS encoding DUF2945 domain-containing protein — its product is MAGLKKGDHVTWNTPQGETHGKVVEEKTKDFQHDGQHFRASEDEPAYIVQSDKSGKTAAHKGSALTKKK
- a CDS encoding response regulator; amino-acid sequence: MIRIVLVDDQELFRGGVRVALDAQPDLEVVGEAGDGRQGLAVIDEVRPDVVLLDMRMPVMDGLETVRALFDGSRADPPRVIVLTTFALDRASATAIRGGASGFLLKDATPAFLAAAIRAVHAGSAVLAPDELTQLFTSDATAAPAPPAPPEFRSLSAREKDVFGHVARGLSNAEVATLEFVSESTVKTHVSSILAKLALRDRVQLVVYAHDHRLVERSGA
- a CDS encoding FAD-binding oxidoreductase: MIDDDVVRTPPTPASADAVRAELVAALGDIVATDPASLEDARSDRSGYRSPADPIAVVNATEVAHVVATLRIASATGTPVVTRGAGTGLAGGATATAGEIVLSVRGLDRILEVSEADELAVVEPGVLNDDLNAALAPLGLWYSPDPASKAISTIGGNIATNAGGLLCAKYGVTREAVLALRVVLADGRVIDTGHRTVKGVTGYDLTALMIGSEGTLGVIVGATVRLRPLPTATPSTVAASFPDSASAAAASSAITAARIRPAAMELLDAGALEAIDAFLGTDHSSRGSAHLLVRCDGPDAAEEAARVVEVVVAGGGTAEVTDDADEGERLLAVRRAFHPALAARGRVLIEDVAVPRSRLAEMLTRIREIERETGLDIPTVAHAGDGNLHPNFCLPEDPTTPDGDATGIPDAVWRAADLLFRAAVDLGGTLTGEHGVGLLKRRWLAEELGEDVMGLAAGIRRVFDPQGILNPGKAA
- a CDS encoding Dps family protein, which translates into the protein MTTTVERPTRTSEKATQPEGSKPTKRQNAERGFKASEQLHENMQKVLVDLIELHIQGKQAHWNVVGKNFRDLHLQLDEIIESAREFSDDLAERMRALHATPDGRSDTVAENTTLPEYPQGEVDTAETVDLVTQRLEAAVHTMREVHDDVDEEDPTTADLLHGFITALEQYAWMVSAENRRVGSAAE
- a CDS encoding PrsW family intramembrane metalloprotease — encoded protein: MTDPSVPVTVHRPSPASPPPAMELPTPHAPRRITASAVLGVVGVAVLLLVGLVVAAYLVLSLGIEAVAICALLALIPLAFVLLAIRWVDRWEPEPRLALLFALLWGAAASVAIALLFDLVAQYARLATGVPTRYTEFLQLAVQAPVVEESAKAIGLLLIFWVARRHFDGPVDGIVYGATIAAGFAFTENIVYFGGPLVSGTAGTLVGTFVMRGLFSPFAHVTFTMITGIAIGYGARRGPGAALGFGAVGLVGAMVLHALWNTGVTITGDFLTFYVLLQVPIFAFLVVVVILLRRYEIHLTRRRLREYAAVGWFTPAEVEMLSTWQGRRRARLWARTRGGDAGRAMALFTRDATRLAFARQRMLSERPAASGRSEAGHLDDERRLLQAVTDHRQALLAGGRR
- a CDS encoding SMP-30/gluconolactonase/LRE family protein, which produces MSAITSDLRVLRDVRAILVESLWWDPAGDVMWNDITAGTLHRSPWAGATDGSDDTVLELPPPLASFQPADDGGFVAGLGDRIVLVDAAGRITRELARVQHAHDGMRLNEGKCDPEGRFVIGSMDVTEGEPDAAVYSVDATGSLRTLLGGFAITNGFEWTDGGRTMVLTDTSERTVYRAPYSADGELGELEHWIHGEMSDGLTLDADGYAWNGIYGAGKVVRWAPDGSKDLEIEVPAPNVTSVAFAGPDLRTLVIGTARENMTEEQLAEHPLSGGVFAIDTAVSGRPVNVFRTAVDGDARA
- a CDS encoding DUF3072 domain-containing protein, yielding MSDANQDTTGGDDKEMLGSSTPTPPQSAEKDPSTWVTGDEPMTGAQRSYLDSLASQAGEEIPADLNKAEASEQIERLQEKKETASPQSDDAS
- a CDS encoding SDR family NAD(P)-dependent oxidoreductase; translated protein: MDLGITGKTALVTGADSGIGWETARILLAEGATVVLSDLDQGRLDAAAARLDGGDRVHAFAADVTSVEALAELHGKVQEAVGDIDILVQSAGITGAQGLFHEIDDAGWTNTIEVDLLGPVRLVKQFLPSLRKGGWGRIVFLASEDAVQPYDDELPYCAAKAGILALSKGLSRSYAKEGLLVNAVSPAFIHTPMTDAMMEKRADQLGTSKDEAIDSFLDEERPYMELKRRGEPAEVANVVAFLCSDLASFVNGSNYRVDSGSVATI
- a CDS encoding recombinase family protein, whose amino-acid sequence is MTTLVGYARVARAEESYQDQVDALDAAGCERIFVDVAGGPKSPRPGLQDALDYLRENDELLVVSLDRLGPGSADVVRILNRLEARGIAFRAVREGLEAGTEAGRGLFAVTLALATVDATTEAERGRRRGAGASASAPQAAAAPAASEAPSLPKGITRRKLMIAVEERSKGRDTAEIARVLDVSERVVTRALAWAESGKQGGLLR
- a CDS encoding sensor histidine kinase, with protein sequence MDTGTAETTRARAPRHRDGVEVSVDAVVGIVLAGLALAPPVDVQESGFLVAVLALAAVVVRSVYPSAALVLAWSMALLQWQQGGRPGFADLALLLVLYSTARRGSRATAVLGAASAVVGGSMATVYLLHTGARFSLLIQSGGLSAVVFVLAPVLLLLLAWLTGLVVRVVRARTSESRLRVQAEDTAVKAVDLAQAETLRASMARDVHDIVGHSLAVIIAQADSVQFLDDEERIRGVSATIADTARRSLAEVREVLSGTSPVGADEGPEDLDAVVAQVRAAGVDLAHEVRGARRAVDPARQVVIRRVAQEMTTNAMRHGEPGGPIRLRETWRAADVVLEVENPIAGRGAVPDRTGPLGIESLRVGTGVEGMRARLAAVGGDLEAEPVDDLFTARARIPLPGAHPVAVPGGRP
- a CDS encoding DNA-3-methyladenine glycosylase family protein, which codes for MDSPGAAAPADARGPAAAAHVARTVLDVPAPFDGGGVIRFLSWHAVAGAEEGDATSYTQSARLAHGAGTVTVRLLDAEAADAHAAPTRLEVTTRVEHAVDAAELLAGTRRLLGLDVDAARIDSDLARDSALAAVVRATPGLRIPGTLDPRSTLFRTVVGQQISVASARATHGRMTADLGEDLPASVAHGSVTRLMPSAARIARDGAELLRGPARRTATLIRLAEALATGELVIEHGMPRAELRSALVAFHGVGPWTADYVAMRALGSPDVLLSGDLIVRRGAGALGLPDEARALDARAAAWSPWRSYATLHLWRVMTDGMPAAG